The stretch of DNA CCCTATTTCTGAAGCTCAATTAATGAAGCAACTAATCACCAATAAAATATCAGATATAGATTTATTTTTAGAAGAAAAATCTTTAACTACTTTACACAATTTATTATATTCAAAGGAATTTTTAGATAATCTTGAAAATAACCAAATTCAAGCTATTTATATATACTGTGATCAAGTTCGTTATTTTAAAATAAATTGTTTGGCTAAAATTATTTTTAGAGATTACCCTATAAAAGTTATTAAATCACAAAGAAAAGAAAACATCCTGATTTATTCAGCACAAATTCCATCTCTATTCATTCAATGCTTGGGAGCAATTTTTCCTAATATTGAAAAAAAAATTCTGATTAACAAGAAAAAATGGATTCAAAAATACAGATAGGAGTAATAACTCCCAAGTACAGCTTGTGTTAGTGTTGTCGGTATAGAATCGGGGGAAAAGAACACACCAATGAACTGCGGAATGTGATCTATATTATGATAACTTTGATTCTGATCTCAATCGAATTTAGTTATGACTCATTCCAATGATATTGTCTCCTTAGCGAAATTAATGGCGGCGGACTTCAGCAACCAAGCGCAAGCCTTTGAAAACCCGCCTTTTTTTGCCCACATTCGGGTTTGTATGCGTCCTTTGCCTGTAACATTATTAGATGGGGTCAGCTTGTATTTAGAACAAGCCTATGATATTAACTTAAAACAACCCTATCGGGTGCGGGTGTTGAAATTAGTTCCGGT from Planktothrix sp. FACHB-1365 encodes:
- a CDS encoding ElyC/SanA/YdcF family protein, whose amino-acid sequence is MKVGIVCGYGNIVDDNLTDYLDFVISHIKEEKIDQLILSGGCSFTKSPISEAQLMKQLITNKISDIDLFLEEKSLTTLHNLLYSKEFLDNLENNQIQAIYIYCDQVRYFKINCLAKIIFRDYPIKVIKSQRKENILIYSAQIPSLFIQCLGAIFPNIEKKILINKKKWIQKYR